A genomic segment from Colletotrichum higginsianum IMI 349063 chromosome 5, whole genome shotgun sequence encodes:
- a CDS encoding helicase sen1, with protein MSSSKPVEDILEESYRKFAHIPPQHHLLCPKVDEDDFEDYEDLNTAGETITALEKQERVQQWKERLDTVYWTSLLLAYGKDKAGIWLDDWGTRVAINLHNCDKCVLNWHMYRKKYIQVFSEKWPEDAVAGIENCLHRFDFDRIDKGLRWAKDIIEQAESEGRLFQRSDLGEDQGAVLLTVYEALCCMAYLSLPDKRTLFQFVFVRLSGKKPLKLGENVLLPAMTQFLFGEDKTRLQFAEKSWERLRPKSLTEAQFAWAVHDNLMEAIQSVAQRNPRNPADLPEIERFWKAVNWIIKTLDEKLLLHGLRSMEVKPSVYDLLFVHLQCESEAILLLIIQALTVLLETSPQAFWDTIGDARPFVVVEQLLSQRLFKQLLAQSLTFAITYDDGHGGNDVESITTSWINTWIQSLKRQQKSDACEQLLHLLFEQVIHDASIGEQGRAACVRAGLDALDHVLRSFLDPSVNAVSSTASVYINSILNVTYKYKDIINDAADTKSQEQHTLGVPKAAMSVIGAALSLDSRATSEEHLELRKNENAAIQTAVTRKSAELWDGFLENLFAGKLLLAKTMLMAMAPLINVERFRGSRKDPTNVTPARKSFNGQFVKVAEALGRVLQRMCEFTSPQLNELCLMGQSIRPIIAFTVHGEDDISSASAELIKSITEQPSKSEAITVLLERQLSTTLSSMIFATRRIMEPSNVAWGPARYIINTAKDVLKALSDLSSGILRSRTLENGEQIAVTGWWVAHWRYIEVAFQCTASWSHQVEINVMQDFCRDVIELADGMLAQDGLFASALQATSVQAQAQDLSKMQQLLKDPQRHLLGIVRMLRLRDLYLVEVTVKVVAKLLTRLRENQLEIPHEPKAFVQDSCTKLSTTGKYPISTNLNDQQRAELLKALGEDDDVEIIQIQPVSKPEKPKKQSLIDAWSKSGSSTSTSQIGRSNKEDVLELSSSVDKKRSILDQMAARQKASPLSSVSKLPPPKPRLEPVVSQASKNALIESRKKAKLEKAKRDADMVKKAQALRDAANVGEGSGLKGLSGVVGKDLAPQKSQILVDSDDEEEDDSGDEDLNNLINKGQQGQKAVDEATRRRERALLEKTRGPVKKVKVQRSAKDMRARLIPPMDQLHQAILEWDIFHGGNDPPSTSGSVAITRVASTYAQPQEYKQTFLGLLISEAWRSFVTAKDETTSKPYGLKIASRMNVDKFLEVTASIPSAESKERMLSEGDIVLVSKGNSPLTDDSEAHALARIWKTTYKKERLEVTYRLNSKNNPLLAANALGVGSELQAVKITNMTTIEREYAALESLQYYDLMLEVLKAEPSPILKYGDEAVKGVMQNYQLNPGQAKAILGARDNDGFTLIQGPPGTGKTKTIVAMVGSLLTGNIQAPGTAIKPKLVGQAGQNAMPKKLLVCAPSNAAVDELVLRLKQGVKTMNGSFHKINVLRLGRSDAINAAVRDVTLDELVKKRLEGDTTQSKAKEERDKMHNQAAKIRDDLAELRPRLDAARAAGDRTLSQALQRDFDQLKRSQINIGAKIDEDKASGNTVSREAEIRRRQIQQEILDGAQVLCATLSGSGHEMFKNLNVEFETVIIDEAAQCVELSALIPLKYGCTKCILVGDPKQLPPTVLSQSAARFGYDQSLFVRMQQNHPDHVHLLDRQYRMHPEISLFPSTEFYEGKLVDGEDMSALRRQPWHASALLGPYRFFDVEGTQSKGSKGRSLVNHAELRVAMQLYERFKADFGRNYDIRGKIGIITPYKAQLQELKWQFSRQFGEAITDDIEFNTTDAFQGRECEIIIFSCVRADPTGGIGFVKDIRRMNVGLTRAKSSLWILGDSRALVQGEFWNKLITNAKQRSLYTKGDVISMLRKPSVMRPSSPLSRQVLQDASDVEMVGQQHGVNMIETKDVSYTAAQSRKVTQPPQQPPTNYTVTDRRPGSWEGNNRIERINEKGEVQPAVARSSDRPPIIQSSTPKLESKKRASDATAEGQRGSKRVCEHGASNDVVRQVSPSAPNTTCTDGDGTESTVEQTAPDGAQVDEPPHAEGAEEGQGSVCNGSPRSDTSRTTAGDGADSRCQDAVWERLSAT; from the exons AGGGCGCAGTGCTTCTCACCGTCTATGAGGCCTTGTGCTGTATGGCCTACCTCAGCTTGCCGGACAAACGTACCCTCTTTCAGTTCGTCTTCGTCCGTCTTTCGGGCAAGAAGCCATTGAAGCTGGGTGAGAATGTCTTACTTCCCGCCATGACCCAATTCCTTTTCGGAGAGGACAAGACACGACTTCAGTTCGCCGAGAAGTCCTGGGAACGCCTGCGACCGAAGTCGCTGACCGAGGCGCAATTCGCCTGGGCTGTTCATGACAACCTGATGGAGGCGATCCAGTCGGTGGCTCAACGCAATCCCAGGAACCCGGCAGACCTACCAGAGATCGAGCGCTTCTGGAAAGCAGTCAACTGGATCATCAAGACcctggacgagaagctcttgTTGCATGGCCTCCGGAGCATGGAAGTCAAGCCAAGCGTTTACGACCTCCTTTTCGTCCACCTGCAATGCGAGTCGGAGGCAATCCTGTTGCTCATCATCCAGGCATTGACTGTATTACTGGAAACGTCTCCTCAGGCTTTCTGGGACACGATAGGCGACGCGCGACcattcgtcgtcgttgagcAACTGCTTTCCCAGCGCCTTTTCAAGCAACTGCTCGCCCAGTCCTTGACATTCGCCATTAcgtacgacgacggccatggcggcaACGATGTCGAGTCCATCACGACTTCATGGATCAACACGTGGATCCAGTCCCTCAAGCGTCAGCAAAAGAGTGACGCCTGCGAGCAGCTGCTTCATTTACTTTTCGAGCAAGTCATCCATGATGCAAGCATTGGCGAGCAAGGCAGAGCCGCATGTGTTCGAGCCGGTCTAGACGCTCTAGACCATGTTCTACGGTCATTCCTGGACCCATCGGTTAATGCCGTCTCGAGCACCGCGTCCGTTTATATCAACTCGATCCTCAATGTCACCTACAAGTACAAGGATATTATCAACGATGCCGCAGACACCAAGAGCCAAGAGCAACACACCCTTGGCGTGCCCAAAGCAGCTATGAGCGTCATCGGTGCAGCCCTCAGTCTGGACTCTAGGGCCACTTCCGAAGAGCACCTCGAACTCCGCAAAAACGAAAACGCGGCTATCCAGACGGCGGTCACCCGCAAATCAGCAGAGTTGTGGGACGGGTTTCTAGAGAACCTCTTCGCCGGCAAGCTCCTGTTGGCAAAGACGATGCTCATGGCCATGGCCCCTCTAATCAACGTAGAGAGATTTCGTGGCTCACGCAAAGACCCCACCAACGTGACCCCGGCAAGGAAGAGTTTCAACGGTCAGTTTGTCAAGGTTGCAGAAGCACTAGGGCGAGTTTTGCAGCGCATGTGTGAATTCACGTCGCCGCAGCTCAATGAGTTGTGTCTCATGGGCCAAAGCATTCGTCCCATCATAGCTTTCACTGTTCACGGCGAAGACGACATCAGCAGCGCAAGTGCTGAGCTCATAAAGTCCATCACCGAACAGCCTTCCAAGTCAGAAGCAATCACAGTGTTGCTTGAGCGGCAACTCAGCACCACGCTGTCCTCCATGATTTTCGCAACACGGAGAATCATGGAGCCATCCAACGTGGCGTGGGGCCCGGCGCGGTACATCATCAACACCGCCAAGGACGTGCTCAAAGCTCTTAGCGATTTGTCGTCGGGAATCCTTAGGTCCAGGACCCTGGAAAATGGCGAGCAGATTGCTGTCACGGGCTGGTGGGTTGCTCACTGGAGGTACATCGAGGTTGCGTTTCAGTGCACAGCCAGCTGGTCCCACCAAGTAGAGATCAACGTGATGCAGGACTTCTGCCGAGATGTTATTGAGCTTGCCGACGGCATGCTTGCTCAGGACGGCCTTTTCGCCTCGGCACTGCAGGCTACCAGCGTGCAGGCGCAGGCACAAGACCTGTCTAAGATGCAGCAACTTCTCAAGGACCCTCAGCGTCACCTCCTTGGTATCGTGAGAATGCTTCGGTTAAGGGATCTCTATTTGGTGGAAGTCACTGTTAAGGTCGTCGCCAAACTACTCACGAGACTCCGTGAGAACCAACTTGAGATCCCGCATGAGCCGAAGGCCTTTGTTCAAGACTCCTGCACCAAGCTGTCGACCACCGGCAAGTATCCCATCTCTACCAACCTCAACGATCAGCAGCGAGCGGAACTCCTCAAAGCTCttggcgaagacgatgatgTGGAGATTATCCAGATCCAGCCGGTCTCCAAACCCGAGAAACCAAAGAAGCAAAGCCTCATCGACGCATGGTCCAAATCCGGCTCATCGACCTCCACTTCCCAGATTGGCCGATCGAACAAGGAGGATGTTCTCGAGCTAAGCAGTTCTGTCGACAAGAAACGCTCTATCTTGGACCAGATGGCGGCTCGCCAGAAGGCTTCTCCCCTGTCAAGCGTGTCCAAATTGCCGCCCCCGAAGCCTAGGCTTGAGCCAGTAGTCTCCCAAGCCTCCAAGAATGCACTCATCGAGTCGCGCAAGAAGGCCAAGTTGGAAAAGGCTAAGAGAGATGCCGACATGGTCAAGAAGGCGCAGGCTCTCCGAGATGCTGccaacgtcggcgagggctcGGGGCTGAAGGGTCTtagcggtgttgttggaaaGGACCTTGCACCGCAGAAGAGCCAGATCCTGGTTGACagcgatgatgaagaagaagacgactCTGGCGATGAGGATCTCAACAATCTCATCAATAAGGGGCAGCAGGGCCAGAAGGCCGTTGACGAAGCTACGAGACGCCGTGAACGGGCGCTGCTCGAGAAGACGCGTGGCCCGGTCAAGAAGGTAAAGGTACAGCGCTCAGCAAAGGATATGCGTGCTCGCTTGATCCCGCCCATGGACCAGCTTCACCAAGCCATCTTGGAGTGGGACATCTTCCATGGGGGCAATGACCCACCATCGACCTCGGGCTCCGTGGCCATTACACGGGTTGCAAGCACATACGCCCAGCCCCAGGAGTACAAGCAGACGTTCCTGGGCCTGTTGATCTCGGAAGCCTGGAGATCTTTTGTGACTGCTAAAGATGAGACGACATCCAAGCCCTATGGCCTCAAGATTGCATCTCGCATGAACGTTGACAAGTTTCTTGAAGTGACTGCAAGCATCCCCAGCGCAGAAAGTAAGGAAAGAATGCTGTCAGAGGGCGACATTGTCCTGGTTTCGAAAGGAAACAGCCCCCTGACGGACGACTCTGAGGCCCATGCGTTGGCGCGGATCTGGAAGACAACATACAAGAAGGAGAGGCTGGAAGTAACATACCGCCTGAACAGCAAGAATAATCCATTGCTTGCTGCCAAcgctctcggcgtcggctctGAACTCCAAGCCGTCAAGATCACCAACATGACGACCATTGAGCGAGAGTACGCGGCTCTGGAGAGCTTACAGTACTACGACCTCATGCTGGAAGTCCTGAAAGCCGAACCCTCGCCAATTCTGAAATACGGTGACGAGGCTGTCAAGGGCGTCATGCAAAACTACCAGTTGAATCCTGGTCAAGCAAAAGCCATTCTGGGTGCTAGGGACAACGACGGCTTCACTTTGATTCAGGG TCCTCCTGGTACGGGCAAGACGAAGACCATTGTTGCCATGGTCGGCTCGCTGCTCACGGGCAACATTCAAGCTCCCGGAACAGCCATAAAACCCAAGCTTGTGGGCCAGGCAGGCCAGAACGCCATGCCGAAGAAGCTTCTGGTCTGCGCTCCCAGTAACGCCGCTGTAGACGAACTCGTGTTGCGTCTGAAACAGGGTGTAAAGACGATGAATGGTTCGTTCCACAAGATCAACGTTCTTCGCCTGGGTAGGAGCGACGCCATCAatgccgccgtccgcgatGTCACACTCGACGAACTGGTCAAGAAGAGACTCGAAGGCGACACCACGCAAAGCAAGGCGAAGGAGGAACGAGATAAGATGCACAATCAAGCAGCCAAGATCAGAgacgacctggccgagcTTCGACCCCGGCTGGATGCAGCCCGTGCAGCCGGCGACCGAACCCTGTCGCAGGCTCTGCAGCGGGACTTCGATCAATTGAAGCGTTCCCAGATCAACATTGGTGCCAAaatcgacgaggacaaggcgAGCGGCAACACTGTCAGTCGTGAGGCCGAgatccgccgccggcagatACAACAGGAGATCCTTGACGGTGCGCAAGTTCTCTGCGCCACTCTCAGTGGAAGCGGTCACGAGATGTTCAAGAACCTCAATGTCGAGTTCGAGACAGTCATCATCGATGAGGCTGCGCAGTGTGTGGAACTCAGCGCCCTGATCCCCCTGAAGTACGGTTGCACCAAGTGCATTCTCGTCGGTGATCCGAAGCAGTTGCCCCCGACAGTGCTTTCTCAGTCTGCCGCTAGATTTGGCTACGACCAAAGTTTGTTCGTCCGAATGCAACAGAACCACCCCGACCACGTCCATCTTCTTGATCGCCAATACCGGATGCACCCCGAGATCAGCTTGTTCCCCAGCACAGAATTCTACGAGGGCAAGCTCGTTGACGGTGAGGACATGAGCGCGCTGCGCCGCCAACCCTGGCACGCAAGTGCTCTCCTCGGCCCTTACCGATTCTTCGATGTCGAGGGTACCCAGTCGAAGGGTAGCAAGGGCCGCTCGTTGGTGAACCATGCAGAGTTGAGAGTTGCTATGCAGCTCTACGAACGGTTCAAGGCAGACTTTGGACGGAACTACGACATTCGTGGCAAGATCGGCATCATCACTCCATACAAAGCCCagctgcaggagctcaagtGGCAGTTCTCCCGTCAGTTCGGAGAGGCCATCACAGATGACATCGAGTTCAACACTACGGATGCCTTCCAGGGTCGTGAGTGCGAGATCATCATCTTCTCTTGCGTTCGAGCCGATCCTACCGGCGGCATTGGTTTCGTCAAGGACATCAGGCGTATGAACGTCGGTCTGACCCGTGCCAAATCATCACTGTGGATTCTGGGCGATTCAAGAGCGTTGGTGCAGGGTGAGTTTTGGAACAAGCTCATCACTAACGCGAAGCAACGGTCTCTCTACACGAAGGGAGACGTCATATCGATGCTGCGGAAGCCCAGTGTCATGAGGCCATCGTCTCCGCTATCGAGACAGGTGCTGCAGGATGCCTCCGACGTCGAGATGGTGGGGCAACAACATGGTGTCAATATGATTGAGACGAAAGATGTCTCGTACACAGCAGCGCAATCCCGAAAGGTAACGCAGCCTCCTCAACAACCACCGACGAACTACACAGTCACGGATCGGCGCCCGGGTTCCTGGGAAGGCAACAACCGCATTGAGCGGATCAATGAGAAAGGCGAGGTGCAGCCTGCCGTCGCCCGCAGCTCTGATCGGCCCCCCATCATCCAGTCATCAACCCCGAAGTTAGAGTCCAAGAAGAGAGCGTCCGATGCCACCGCCGAAGGGCAGCGCGGCTCGAAGCGGGTATGTGAACACGGCGCAAGCAATGATGTAGTTAGACAAGTTTCCCCCTCAGCTCCTAACACGACATGTACAGATGGCGACGGAACCGAATCGACCGTCGAACAGACCGCCCCCGACGGGGCCCAAGTCGATGAGCCACCACACGCCGAAGGagccgaagaaggccaaggatCCGTCTGCAATGGTAGCCCTCGGTCTGACACCAGCCGCACGAccgccggcgatggagccGACAGTCGATGCCAGGATGCCGTCTGGGAACGCCTCTCTGCCACATAA